In Isoptericola variabilis 225, the genomic window GCGCTGGGCAAGCACTCGCTCATCGACCTCACGGTCAAGGCCACCGGCGACACCCACATCGACGCCCACCACACCGTCGAGGACGTCGCGATCGTGATCGGGGAGGCGCTCAAGGTCGCTCTCGGCGACAAGCGCGGCATCTCGCGCTTCGGCGACGCGCTCGTGCCGCTCGACGAGGCGCTCGCGCAGGCCGTCGTCGACGTGTCCGGTCGCCCGTACCTCGTGCACGACGGCGAGCCGGCCGGCCAGGAGTACCACCTCATCGGCGGGCACTTCACCGGGTCGCTCACGCGGCACGTGCTCGAGTCGATCGCCCACCACGCCGGCATCTGCCTGCACGTGCGGGTCCTCGCGGGCCGCGACCCGCACCACGTCGTGGAGGCCCAGTTCAAGGCGCTCGCGCGCGCGCTGCGCGCGGCCGTCGCCCTCGACCCGCGCGTCGAGGGCGTCCCGTCGACCAAGGGAGCGTTGTAGGTGCCCGATCGTCCCGAACCCGACCTGCCCGCGGACCTGCCCGAGATCGAGATCCCGGACGACCTGTCGAGCCTGACCGAGCCCACGCACGACCCGGAGCTCGCCGTCCTCATCACCCAGATCGCGGGCGCCGAGCCGCTCGCGGCCGCGTGCTCGCTCGCGCAGATCGACGTCGACGCCGTCGCCACGCCCGTCGGGGCGCTCGCCGTCCTGCGCGACCGCTCGGGCGACGCGCCCGACCGCGCCGCGTCGGCCATCTCGCAGCTCGTCAGGGGTGTGCCGCTCGTGCTCGCCACGCGCCGCGGCGAGCAGCTCACCTGCGTGCGCTACCAGGACGGCGCCAGCGAGGGCACGCTGCCCCCGGGCCTCGTGCTCGGCGGTGCCCCGGAGGAGCTCGAGGACCTGCTCACGGGCCAGGTCCGGGTGGGCGACCTGCCCGGCGTCGTGCCGTCGTCGAGCATCAGCCGGCTCAAGGCCATGCGGCTGCTCACGGGCGCGGCGCGCAAGGCCCGGAAGAAGAGGTGACCCGATGAGCGAGCAGGTGCCCGAGCTCCTGCCCGACGGCGGTGCCGCGGCCGAGCTCAACGCCCGGCCGGCGGCGCGCTCCGGCAGGTCCGCAGGCACGGGCCGGCCGCGCGTCGTCGTCCTCGACTACGGCTTCGGCAACGTCCGGTCGGCCGTGCGCGCGCTCGAGCGCGTCGGCGCGGACGTCGAGCTCACGGCCGACCACGCGGCCGCGACCGAGGCCGACGGCCTGGTGGTGCCCGGGGTCGGCGCGTTCGCGGCGTGCATGGCGGGCCTGCGCGCGGTGCGCGGAGACCAGGTCGTCGACCGGCGCCTCGCGGGCAACCGCCCGGTGCTCGGCATCTGCGTCGGCATGCAGGTCATGTTCGACGCGGGCGTCGAGCACGGCGTGCGCGCCGACGGGCTGGGGGAGTGGCGCGGCGTCGTCGACCGGATCGACGCGCCCGTCGTGCCCCACATGGGCTGGTCACCCGTCGAGGTGCCGCCCGGCACGACGCTGTTCCGCGGCGTGGAGCACGAGCGCTTCTACTTCGTGCACTCGTACGCCGCCCAGCAGTTCACGCAGGGCCACGACGAGCACGCCGACCCGCGCTTCACGCCCCCGCTCGTCACCTGGGCGCGGCACGGTTCCGACGGCCGCGAGGTGCGGTTCGTCGCCGCGGTCGAGGACGGTCCGCTGTCCGCCACGCAGTTCCACCCCGAGAAGTCCGGCGACGCCGGCGCGACCCTGCTCGAGAACTGGGTCAAGTCCCTCTGAGTCTGGAGACACCCCGCATGACCGATCGCCTCGTCCTGCTGCCCGCCGTCGACGTCGCCGACGGCCAGGCCGTCCGTCTCGTCCAGGGCGAGGCAGGGTCCGAGACCTCCTACGGCGACCCGCTCGCCGCCGCGCTCGACTGGCAGGCCGGCGGCGCCGAGTGGATCCACCTCGTCGACCTCGACGCCGCGTTCGGCCGCGGGTCGAACGCCGACCTGCTGGCCCGGGTGGTCGCCGAGGTCGACGTGCAGGTCGAGCTGTCGGGCGGCATCCGCGACGACGCGTCGCTCGAGCGCGCGCTGGCCACCGGCGCACGCCGCGTCAACATCGGCACGGCCGCGCTCGAGGACCCCGAGTGGACCGCCAAGGTCATCGCCGAGCACGGGGACGCCGTGGCCGTCGGGCTCGACGTGCGCGGTACCACGCTCGCGGCCCGCGGGTGGACCAAGGAGGGCGGCGACCTGTGGGAGGTCCTCGGCCGCCTCGACGAGGCCGGCTGCGCCCGGTACGTCGTGACCGACGTGACCAAGGACGGCACGCTGCGCGGCCCCAACGTCGAGCTGCTGCGCGAGGTCGCCTCGCGCACGCCCGCGAAGGTCGTCGCCTCGGGCGGCATCTCGTCGCTCGCCGACCTCGAGGCGCTGCGCGCCCTGGTGCCGCACGGCGTCGAGGGCGCCGTCGTCGGCAAGGCCCTGTACGCGGGTGCGTTCACGCTGCCCGAGGCGCTCGACGTCGCCGGCCGCCCGTGACCGCCGACGACGGCCGGGCGCTGCCGGGCCACCTGCGCTCGATCCAGCCGACGTCGCAGTTCGCCGGCGACGACGGCTCGGCCGACCCTGAGCTCGCCGCGCTGCTCGAGGGCTACGCCGCCGGCGCCACGCCGCTGCGCGACGTCGTCGCACGGCTCGCGGCGACGCGCGTGCTGGTGCCGGTGCTGGCCGAGGTCGAGGCGACCGGCACGGTCGAGCACGAGGGCGCCGAGCTCCACGTCGACAAGGAGGCGTCGGCGGGCGTGGTCGCGCTCCAGGCGCCCGACGGCCGCCGCGCGCTGCCCGTGTTCACCTCGGTCGACGCGATGCGCGCGTGGCGCGCCGACGCCCGTCCGGTGCCCGTCGAGGCGCCGCGCGCCGCGCTGTCCGCGGTGAGCGAGGACTGGGCGCTGCTCGTCGTCGACCCGGCCGGCCCGGTGACGGCGCTCGTCCCGCGCCCGGCCGTGTGGGCGCTCGCCCAGGGGCAGCAGTGGCGCCCGGCGCTCGAGCCCACGGCG contains:
- the priA gene encoding bifunctional 1-(5-phosphoribosyl)-5-((5-phosphoribosylamino)methylideneamino)imidazole-4-carboxamide isomerase/phosphoribosylanthranilate isomerase PriA; its protein translation is MTDRLVLLPAVDVADGQAVRLVQGEAGSETSYGDPLAAALDWQAGGAEWIHLVDLDAAFGRGSNADLLARVVAEVDVQVELSGGIRDDASLERALATGARRVNIGTAALEDPEWTAKVIAEHGDAVAVGLDVRGTTLAARGWTKEGGDLWEVLGRLDEAGCARYVVTDVTKDGTLRGPNVELLREVASRTPAKVVASGGISSLADLEALRALVPHGVEGAVVGKALYAGAFTLPEALDVAGRP
- the hisH gene encoding imidazole glycerol phosphate synthase subunit HisH; amino-acid sequence: MSEQVPELLPDGGAAAELNARPAARSGRSAGTGRPRVVVLDYGFGNVRSAVRALERVGADVELTADHAAATEADGLVVPGVGAFAACMAGLRAVRGDQVVDRRLAGNRPVLGICVGMQVMFDAGVEHGVRADGLGEWRGVVDRIDAPVVPHMGWSPVEVPPGTTLFRGVEHERFYFVHSYAAQQFTQGHDEHADPRFTPPLVTWARHGSDGREVRFVAAVEDGPLSATQFHPEKSGDAGATLLENWVKSL
- a CDS encoding SseB family protein — translated: MTADDGRALPGHLRSIQPTSQFAGDDGSADPELAALLEGYAAGATPLRDVVARLAATRVLVPVLAEVEATGTVEHEGAELHVDKEASAGVVALQAPDGRRALPVFTSVDAMRAWRADARPVPVEAPRAALSAVSEDWALLVVDPAGPVTALVPRPAVWALAQGQQWRPALEPTADGLTVEAEVAAAVADAAAPVQHVVRAHAEPGRTAEVAVVLALDPGLDRAGLDRVLAQVNARLGASKVVSERVDSLELRIAAAR
- the hisB gene encoding imidazoleglycerol-phosphate dehydratase HisB, giving the protein MAARTARVERTTSESSVVVELDLDGTGRTDVSTTVPFYDHMLTALGKHSLIDLTVKATGDTHIDAHHTVEDVAIVIGEALKVALGDKRGISRFGDALVPLDEALAQAVVDVSGRPYLVHDGEPAGQEYHLIGGHFTGSLTRHVLESIAHHAGICLHVRVLAGRDPHHVVEAQFKALARALRAAVALDPRVEGVPSTKGAL